In Pseudomonas sp. MM213, a genomic segment contains:
- the hisH gene encoding imidazole glycerol phosphate synthase subunit HisH produces MQTVAVIDYGMGNLHSVAKALEHVGAGKVLITSDADVIREADRVVFPGVGAIRDCMAEIRRLGFDSLVREVSQDRPFLGICVGMQALLDSSEENDGVDCIGLFPGAVKFFGKGLVEDGEHLKVPHMGWNEVKQTVSHPLWHNIPDLARFYFVHSYYIAAGNARQVVGGGHYGVDFAAALADGSRFAVQFHPEKSHTHGLQLLQNFAAWDGRW; encoded by the coding sequence ATGCAGACGGTCGCGGTTATCGATTACGGCATGGGCAACCTGCACTCGGTGGCCAAGGCCCTCGAGCACGTCGGTGCCGGCAAGGTCTTGATCACCAGTGATGCCGACGTGATTCGCGAAGCCGACCGGGTGGTTTTCCCCGGCGTCGGTGCGATTCGCGATTGCATGGCGGAGATCCGTCGCCTGGGTTTCGACTCGCTGGTGCGTGAAGTCAGCCAGGACCGTCCGTTCCTCGGCATCTGCGTCGGCATGCAAGCCTTGCTCGACAGTAGTGAAGAGAACGACGGCGTCGACTGCATCGGCCTGTTCCCGGGCGCGGTGAAGTTCTTCGGCAAAGGCCTTGTTGAAGACGGCGAACACCTGAAAGTCCCGCACATGGGCTGGAACGAAGTGAAGCAGACGGTGAGTCACCCGCTGTGGCACAACATTCCGGACCTGGCGCGTTTCTACTTCGTGCACAGCTACTACATCGCTGCCGGTAACGCGCGGCAGGTGGTCGGTGGCGGTCACTACGGTGTCGATTTCGCTGCAGCGCTGGCTGATGGCTCGCGTTTCGCCGTGCAGTTCCACCCGGAGAAGAGCCATACCCATGGCCTGCAATTGCTGCAGAACTTCGCTGCGTGGGATGGTCGCTGGTAA
- a CDS encoding DUF2164 domain-containing protein — translation MAVKKKPPILSLTPEQENEANHKIKRFMEDRFELDLGSFEAAEILELFTREIAPHYYNRAIFDVQTHLKERFESIESDLWALEKN, via the coding sequence ATGGCCGTCAAGAAGAAGCCGCCGATCCTGAGCCTCACTCCCGAGCAGGAGAACGAGGCCAATCACAAGATCAAACGCTTCATGGAGGATCGCTTCGAACTGGACCTGGGTTCGTTCGAAGCGGCCGAAATCCTTGAGCTGTTTACCCGTGAAATTGCGCCGCACTATTACAACAGGGCGATTTTCGATGTGCAGACGCACCTTAAAGAAAGGTTCGAAAGCATCGAAAGCGACTTGTGGGCGCTCGAGAAAAACTGA
- the hisA gene encoding 1-(5-phosphoribosyl)-5-[(5-phosphoribosylamino)methylideneamino]imidazole-4-carboxamide isomerase → MLIIPAIDLKDGACVRLRQGRMEDSTVFSDDPVSMAAKWVEGGCRRLHLVDLNGAFEGQPVNGEVVTAIAKRYPNLPIQIGGGIRSLETIEHYVKAGVSYVIIGTKAVKDPAFVAEACRAFPGKVIVGLDAKDGFVATDGWAEISTVQVIDLAKQFEADGVSAIVYTDIAKDGMMQGCNVPFTAALAAATRIPVIASGGIHNLGDIKSLLDAKAPGIIGAITGRAIYEGTLDVAEAQAFCDSYKG, encoded by the coding sequence ATGCTGATTATTCCCGCTATCGATCTCAAAGACGGTGCCTGTGTTCGTCTGCGCCAGGGCCGCATGGAAGATTCCACGGTGTTCTCCGATGACCCGGTGAGCATGGCCGCCAAGTGGGTGGAGGGCGGTTGCCGTCGTCTGCATCTGGTCGACCTGAACGGTGCCTTCGAAGGCCAGCCGGTCAACGGCGAAGTGGTCACCGCCATCGCCAAACGCTACCCGAACCTGCCGATCCAGATCGGCGGCGGTATCCGCTCGCTGGAAACCATCGAGCACTACGTCAAAGCGGGCGTGAGCTACGTGATCATCGGCACCAAAGCCGTGAAAGATCCGGCGTTCGTTGCTGAAGCCTGCCGCGCGTTCCCGGGCAAAGTGATCGTCGGTCTCGATGCCAAAGACGGTTTCGTCGCCACCGATGGCTGGGCTGAAATCAGCACCGTTCAGGTCATCGACCTGGCCAAGCAATTCGAAGCCGACGGCGTGTCTGCGATCGTTTATACCGACATCGCCAAAGACGGCATGATGCAGGGCTGCAACGTGCCGTTCACCGCTGCGCTGGCCGCTGCCACGCGTATTCCGGTGATCGCTTCCGGTGGTATCCACAACCTGGGCGACATCAAGTCGCTGCTCGACGCCAAGGCACCGGGCATCATCGGCGCGATCACCGGCCGGGCGATCTATGAAGGCACCCTCGACGTCGCTGAAGCGCAAGCTTTCTGCGATTCGTACAAAGGCTGA
- the hisF gene encoding imidazole glycerol phosphate synthase subunit HisF, with amino-acid sequence MALAKRIIPCLDVDNGRVVKGVKFENIRDAGDPVEIARRYDEQGADEITFLDITASVDGRDTTLHTVERMASQVFIPLTVGGGVRTVQDIRNLLNAGADKVSINTAAVFNPEFVGEAAQHFGSQCIVVAIDAKKVSGPGETPRWEIFTHGGRKPTGLDAVEWAKKMEGLGAGEILLTSMDQDGMKNGFDLGVTRAISDALGIPVIASGGVGNLQHLADGIIEGHASAVLAASIFHFGEYTVQEAKAYMAHRGIVMR; translated from the coding sequence ATGGCGCTGGCCAAACGCATCATCCCTTGCCTGGACGTGGATAACGGCCGGGTCGTCAAAGGTGTGAAGTTCGAAAACATCCGCGATGCCGGCGACCCGGTGGAAATCGCCCGTCGTTACGACGAGCAGGGTGCCGACGAGATTACTTTTCTCGACATCACCGCCAGCGTCGACGGTCGCGACACCACGCTGCATACCGTTGAGCGCATGGCCAGCCAGGTTTTTATTCCGCTGACCGTTGGCGGCGGCGTGCGCACCGTGCAGGACATTCGCAACCTGCTGAATGCCGGCGCGGACAAGGTGTCGATCAACACCGCCGCCGTGTTCAACCCGGAATTCGTGGGTGAGGCGGCGCAGCATTTCGGTTCGCAGTGCATCGTGGTTGCCATCGACGCGAAGAAGGTCTCTGGCCCGGGCGAAACCCCGCGTTGGGAAATCTTCACCCACGGCGGGCGCAAGCCGACCGGTCTCGACGCCGTCGAGTGGGCGAAGAAGATGGAAGGCCTGGGAGCCGGCGAAATCCTGCTGACCAGCATGGACCAGGACGGCATGAAAAACGGCTTCGACCTGGGCGTTACCCGTGCGATCAGCGATGCGCTGGGTATTCCGGTGATCGCTTCCGGCGGCGTCGGTAACCTGCAGCATTTGGCCGACGGCATCATCGAAGGTCACGCCAGCGCCGTTCTGGCCGCGAGTATTTTCCACTTCGGCGAATACACCGTGCAGGAAGCCAAGGCCTACATGGCCCATCGCGGCATCGTGATGCGCTAA
- a CDS encoding substrate-binding periplasmic protein — MLKRLLLALASASLLQISGVHATENPDADLVLLTENFPPYNMAKNGKNFAQDENINGIAVDIVREMFKRADVTYSLTLRFPWERIYKLALEKPGYGVFVMARLPDREKLFKWVGPIGPDDWIMLAKADSKISLETLEDARKYKIGAYKGDAIAETLAKQGLKPIVVLRDQDNAKKLTSGQIDLWATGDPAGRYLARQDGVTGLKTVLRFNSAELYLALNKDVPDETVAKLQAALDQLRKEGVVDEIMGRYL; from the coding sequence ATGCTCAAACGCCTTCTTCTTGCCCTCGCCAGCGCTTCTCTATTGCAGATTAGTGGCGTGCACGCCACCGAAAATCCCGACGCCGACCTGGTGCTGCTGACGGAAAACTTCCCGCCTTACAACATGGCCAAGAACGGCAAGAACTTCGCTCAGGACGAGAACATCAATGGCATCGCCGTGGACATTGTCCGCGAGATGTTCAAGCGTGCCGACGTAACCTACAGCCTGACCCTGCGTTTCCCCTGGGAGCGTATCTACAAGCTCGCCCTCGAGAAACCCGGGTATGGCGTGTTCGTGATGGCGCGGCTGCCGGACCGTGAAAAGCTCTTCAAGTGGGTCGGCCCGATCGGTCCGGATGACTGGATCATGCTGGCCAAGGCGGACAGCAAGATCAGCCTGGAAACGCTGGAAGACGCGCGCAAATACAAGATCGGTGCGTACAAGGGCGATGCGATTGCCGAGACGCTGGCCAAGCAAGGGTTGAAGCCGATTGTCGTGCTGCGGGATCAGGACAACGCGAAGAAGCTGACCAGCGGCCAGATCGACTTGTGGGCCACGGGCGACCCGGCCGGGCGTTACCTGGCGCGTCAGGACGGCGTCACCGGGCTCAAGACTGTGCTGCGCTTCAACAGTGCGGAGTTGTATTTGGCGCTGAACAAAGACGTGCCGGATGAAACCGTCGCCAAGCTGCAAGCCGCGCTGGATCAGCTGCGCAAGGAAGGCGTGGTGGACGAGATCATGGGGCGGTATCTCTAA
- a CDS encoding divergent polysaccharide deacetylase family protein: MRLRLVLGLLCCLAGVAHAAPAPQKAYISLIIDDLGQNLPRDRRVLALPGPVTTAIMPDTPHATEFAREAHRAGKIVILHMPMDPATGPFAWHPELPIEELEKRLNAAFKMVPYTSGINNHMGSRMTAQQPAMAWLMAELQRQHKFFVDSRTSAQTVAAAEAQKIGLASVSRDVFLDDERTEAAIFTQLQTAINLAHKQGSAVMIGHPYPQTLAVLERELPKLKAQGIDWIDIKLMISVRSNRATTAHGKDGVYR, translated from the coding sequence ATGCGCCTGCGGTTGGTTCTCGGTCTGCTGTGCTGTCTGGCGGGTGTTGCTCACGCGGCGCCCGCCCCTCAAAAAGCCTACATCAGCCTGATCATCGATGACCTGGGGCAGAACCTGCCCCGGGATCGCCGCGTGCTGGCCCTGCCCGGCCCGGTGACCACGGCGATCATGCCCGACACCCCCCACGCCACCGAATTCGCTCGCGAAGCTCATCGCGCTGGAAAAATCGTCATCCTGCACATGCCGATGGACCCCGCCACGGGGCCGTTCGCCTGGCATCCCGAGCTGCCCATCGAAGAGCTGGAGAAGCGCCTCAACGCGGCGTTCAAAATGGTCCCGTACACAAGCGGCATCAACAACCACATGGGCAGTCGCATGACCGCACAGCAACCCGCGATGGCCTGGTTGATGGCGGAGTTGCAGCGGCAGCACAAGTTCTTCGTCGACAGCCGCACCAGCGCGCAAACCGTGGCAGCGGCCGAAGCGCAGAAGATTGGGTTGGCGAGTGTTTCGCGGGATGTGTTTCTGGATGATGAGCGAACGGAAGCGGCGATCTTCACCCAGCTACAGACCGCGATCAACCTGGCACACAAGCAGGGTTCGGCGGTGATGATCGGGCATCCGTATCCGCAGACGCTGGCAGTGCTGGAGCGCGAATTGCCGAAGCTGAAAGCTCAGGGCATTGACTGGATTGATATCAAGTTGATGATCAGCGTGCGCAGTAACCGCGCAACGACTGCGCACGGCAAGGACGGCGTGTACCGCTAA
- a CDS encoding S41 family peptidase encodes MLHLSRLTSLALTIALVIGAPLAFAAQPAPAVAPAGTAATTKAPLPLEELRTFAEVMDRIKAAYVEPVDDKTLLENAIKGMLSNLDPHSAYLGPEDFAELQESTSGEFGGLGIEVGAEDGFIKVVSPIDDTPASKAGIQAGDFIVKINGQPTRGQSMTEAVDKMRGKIGQKITLTLVRDGGTPFDVTLSRAIIQVKSVKSQLLESGYGYIRITQFQVKTGEEVSKALAKLRKDNGKKLKGIILDLRNNPGGVLQAAVEVVDHFITKGLIVYTKGRIANSELRFSATGKDESEAVPMVALINGGSASASEIVAGALQDQKRAVVMGTTSFGKGSVQTVLPLNNDRALKITTALYYTPNGRSIQAQGIVPDIEVRKAKITSEQDGEYFKEADLQGHLGNGNGGADKPTGSSAKAKAMPQDDDYQLAQALSLLKGLSITSGR; translated from the coding sequence ATGCTGCATTTGTCCCGTCTTACCTCGCTGGCCCTGACGATCGCCCTGGTGATCGGCGCGCCTCTGGCGTTCGCTGCTCAACCGGCTCCGGCGGTCGCGCCTGCGGGCACTGCTGCGACGACCAAGGCGCCGTTGCCGCTGGAAGAGTTGCGCACCTTTGCCGAGGTCATGGACCGGATCAAGGCAGCCTATGTCGAACCGGTGGACGACAAGACCCTGCTGGAAAACGCCATCAAGGGCATGCTCAGCAACCTCGACCCGCACTCCGCCTACCTGGGCCCGGAAGACTTCGCTGAGTTGCAGGAAAGCACCAGCGGCGAATTCGGCGGCCTAGGCATCGAAGTCGGCGCCGAAGACGGTTTCATCAAGGTGGTTTCGCCGATTGATGACACGCCCGCCTCGAAGGCCGGCATTCAGGCCGGCGACTTCATCGTCAAGATCAACGGCCAGCCGACTCGCGGCCAGAGCATGACCGAAGCCGTCGACAAGATGCGCGGCAAGATCGGCCAGAAAATCACCCTGACCCTGGTTCGCGATGGCGGCACGCCGTTCGACGTGACCCTGTCCCGCGCCATCATTCAGGTGAAGAGCGTGAAGAGCCAGTTGCTGGAGTCCGGCTACGGCTACATCCGCATCACCCAGTTCCAGGTCAAGACCGGCGAAGAAGTCTCCAAGGCCCTGGCCAAGTTGCGCAAGGACAACGGCAAGAAGCTCAAAGGCATCATCCTCGACCTGCGTAACAACCCGGGCGGCGTGCTGCAGGCAGCGGTGGAAGTGGTCGACCACTTCATCACCAAGGGCCTGATCGTTTACACCAAGGGCCGCATCGCTAACTCCGAGCTGCGCTTCTCCGCTACCGGCAAAGACGAAAGCGAAGCGGTGCCGATGGTTGCGCTGATCAACGGCGGCAGCGCCTCGGCCTCGGAAATTGTGGCCGGCGCCCTGCAGGATCAGAAACGCGCGGTGGTCATGGGCACCACCAGTTTCGGCAAGGGCTCGGTGCAAACCGTGCTGCCGCTGAACAACGATCGCGCACTGAAGATCACCACGGCGCTGTATTACACGCCGAACGGCCGCTCGATCCAGGCCCAAGGCATCGTCCCGGACATCGAAGTGCGCAAGGCCAAGATCACCAGCGAGCAGGACGGCGAATACTTCAAGGAAGCCGATCTGCAAGGTCACCTGGGCAATGGCAACGGCGGCGCCGACAAACCGACCGGCTCCAGCGCCAAGGCCAAGGCAATGCCGCAGGACGATGATTACCAGTTGGCCCAGGCCCTGAGCCTGCTCAAAGGGTTGAGCATCACCTCCGGCCGCTGA
- a CDS encoding murein hydrolase activator EnvC family protein: protein MLRVLIALALTCLLQPAFADERAQTQQQLDATRQDIAELKKLLGKLQEEKSGVQKDLKGTETEMGKLEKQVEALQKELKKSESELQRLDGEKKKLQSARIEQQRLIAIQARAAYQNGRQEYLKLLLNQQNPEKFARTLTYYDYLSQARLEQLKSFNETLRQLANVEKDIALQQAQLLVQKSSLDSQRDELDKVRQERQQVLAKLSDDVKARDQKLAAREQDQADLSKVLKTIEETLARQAREAEEARQKALIAQQEAEKKRLREAQAAADADATDAPRKPVKSTPGALVSSSGETFGGPFASSRGKLPWPVDGRLLARFGETRGDDARTKWDGVMISASAGSQVHAVHGGRVVFADWLRGAGLLVILDHGNGFLSLYGHNQTLLKSAGDVVKAGESISTVGNSGGQDTPALYFAIRQQGHPSDPAQWCRAQG from the coding sequence ATGCTTCGCGTCCTGATAGCCCTTGCCCTGACTTGCCTGCTCCAACCGGCCTTTGCTGACGAGCGCGCGCAAACCCAACAACAGTTGGACGCCACGCGTCAGGACATCGCCGAGCTGAAAAAACTGCTGGGCAAGCTCCAGGAAGAAAAATCCGGGGTGCAGAAAGACCTCAAGGGCACCGAGACCGAGATGGGCAAGCTCGAGAAGCAGGTCGAAGCCCTGCAAAAAGAGCTGAAGAAAAGCGAATCCGAGCTGCAGCGTCTCGATGGTGAGAAAAAAAAACTCCAGAGCGCGCGCATTGAACAGCAAAGACTGATCGCCATTCAGGCCCGCGCGGCCTATCAGAACGGCCGTCAGGAGTATTTGAAGCTGCTGCTCAACCAGCAGAATCCGGAAAAATTCGCCCGCACCCTCACCTATTACGATTACCTGAGCCAGGCCCGCCTGGAGCAGTTGAAGAGTTTCAACGAAACCTTGCGCCAACTGGCCAACGTCGAAAAAGACATCGCCCTGCAACAAGCGCAGTTGCTGGTGCAAAAGAGCAGCCTCGACAGCCAGCGCGATGAACTCGACAAAGTCCGTCAGGAACGCCAGCAAGTCCTCGCCAAGCTCAGCGATGACGTAAAGGCTCGCGATCAGAAACTGGCCGCCCGCGAGCAGGATCAGGCAGACCTGTCTAAAGTCCTTAAAACCATCGAAGAAACCCTGGCCCGCCAGGCTCGTGAGGCAGAAGAAGCGCGGCAAAAAGCGCTGATTGCCCAGCAGGAAGCCGAAAAAAAGCGTTTACGTGAGGCTCAGGCGGCAGCAGATGCAGACGCCACTGACGCCCCACGCAAACCCGTTAAATCGACACCCGGCGCCCTGGTATCAAGCTCAGGCGAGACGTTTGGCGGCCCGTTTGCTTCCAGCCGGGGAAAACTTCCATGGCCGGTTGATGGTCGACTGCTGGCACGCTTTGGCGAAACCCGTGGCGACGACGCCCGCACCAAGTGGGACGGCGTGATGATCAGCGCCTCCGCCGGCAGCCAGGTGCATGCCGTGCACGGTGGCCGCGTGGTGTTTGCCGATTGGCTGCGCGGTGCCGGCTTGCTGGTGATCCTTGACCACGGCAACGGTTTTTTGAGTCTTTACGGTCACAACCAGACGCTGCTCAAGTCTGCGGGTGACGTGGTGAAAGCCGGTGAGTCCATCTCCACTGTCGGTAACAGCGGCGGGCAGGACACTCCAGCACTGTATTTCGCAATTCGTCAGCAGGGTCACCCGAGTGATCCGGCGCAATGGTGCCGCGCGCAAGGATAG
- the gpmI gene encoding 2,3-bisphosphoglycerate-independent phosphoglycerate mutase: MTTTPKPLVLIILDGFGHSESPESNAIYAAKKPVLDRLWATVPNGLISGSGMDVGLPDGQMGNSEVGHMNLGAGRVVYQDFTRVTKSIRDGEFFENPTICAAVDKAVAAGKAVHFMGLLSDGGVHSHQDHLVAMAELAAKRGAEKIYLHAFLDGRDTPPKSAQSSIELLDATFQALGKGRIASIIGRYFAMDRDNRWDRVSQAYNLIVDGNGEFNAATAQEGLQAAYERGESDEFVKATSIGEPVKVEDGDAVVFMNFRADRARELTRVFVEDGFKDFERTRQPKLAGFVMLTQYAASIPAPSAFAAGSLDNVLGDYLAKNGKTQLRIAETEKYAHVTFFFSGGREEPFPGEERILIPSPKVATYDLQPEMSAPEVTDRIVDAIENQRYDVIVVNYANGDMVGHSGVFEAAVKAVECLDLCVGRIVEALDKVGGEALITADHGNVEQMSDETTGQAHTAHTTEPVPFIYVGKRDLKVREGGVLADVAPTMLKLLGLEKPAEMTGTSILV; encoded by the coding sequence ATGACTACCACGCCTAAACCTTTGGTCCTGATTATTCTCGACGGCTTCGGTCACAGTGAGAGCCCTGAATCCAACGCCATCTATGCGGCGAAGAAGCCCGTACTGGACCGTCTGTGGGCCACCGTGCCGAACGGTCTGATCTCGGGCAGTGGCATGGACGTCGGCCTGCCGGATGGCCAGATGGGCAACTCCGAAGTCGGCCACATGAACCTCGGTGCCGGCCGCGTTGTGTATCAAGACTTTACTCGCGTGACCAAATCGATCCGCGACGGCGAGTTCTTCGAGAACCCGACCATCTGCGCGGCTGTGGATAAAGCCGTTGCCGCCGGCAAAGCCGTGCACTTCATGGGCCTGCTGTCCGATGGCGGCGTTCACAGCCACCAGGATCACCTGGTTGCCATGGCAGAATTGGCTGCCAAACGCGGCGCGGAAAAAATCTACCTGCACGCCTTCCTCGATGGCCGCGACACGCCGCCGAAAAGCGCCCAGTCGTCGATCGAACTGCTCGACGCGACCTTCCAGGCCCTCGGCAAAGGCCGGATCGCCAGCATCATTGGCCGTTACTTCGCCATGGACCGCGACAACCGCTGGGACCGCGTGTCCCAGGCTTACAACCTGATTGTCGATGGCAATGGCGAATTCAACGCCGCCACCGCCCAGGAAGGCCTGCAAGCCGCGTACGAGCGTGGCGAGAGCGACGAATTCGTCAAAGCCACCTCCATCGGCGAGCCGGTTAAAGTCGAAGACGGCGACGCCGTAGTGTTCATGAACTTCCGCGCCGACCGCGCCCGCGAGCTGACCCGCGTGTTCGTCGAAGACGGTTTCAAGGATTTCGAGCGCACCCGCCAGCCAAAACTGGCCGGTTTCGTCATGCTCACCCAATACGCCGCCAGCATCCCCGCGCCATCGGCCTTCGCCGCCGGCAGCCTGGACAACGTGCTCGGCGACTACCTGGCGAAAAACGGCAAGACGCAGCTGCGCATCGCCGAAACCGAAAAATACGCCCACGTGACCTTCTTCTTCTCCGGCGGCCGTGAAGAACCGTTCCCGGGCGAAGAACGCATCCTGATCCCGTCGCCGAAAGTCGCCACTTATGACTTGCAGCCAGAAATGAGCGCGCCGGAAGTCACCGACCGCATCGTCGACGCCATCGAAAACCAGCGTTACGACGTGATTGTGGTCAACTACGCCAACGGCGACATGGTCGGCCACAGCGGCGTGTTCGAAGCAGCGGTAAAAGCCGTGGAATGCCTGGACCTGTGCGTCGGCCGCATCGTCGAAGCGCTGGACAAAGTCGGCGGCGAAGCGCTGATCACGGCTGACCACGGCAACGTCGAGCAAATGTCCGATGAAACCACCGGCCAGGCGCATACCGCGCACACCACCGAGCCGGTGCCGTTCATTTATGTCGGCAAGCGTGACCTGAAGGTGCGTGAAGGCGGCGTGCTGGCGGATGTGGCGCCAACCATGCTGAAGCTGTTGGGCCTGGAAAAACCGGCTGAAATGACCGGGACTTCGATTCTGGTGTAA
- a CDS encoding rhodanese-like domain-containing protein, whose protein sequence is MVAHLIEFATNHYLLVGIFVVLLALLIAYQMQGGGRSLSTGELTGLVNKDAGVVIDIRPVKDFAAGHIVGALNIPHDKLAARVAELEKHKAKTIILVDAMGQTAGTHARELMKSGFTAAKLSGGISSWKGDNLPLVK, encoded by the coding sequence ATGGTTGCTCACCTGATTGAATTTGCCACTAACCACTATCTGCTCGTCGGTATCTTCGTGGTACTGCTGGCGTTGCTGATCGCCTATCAGATGCAAGGCGGCGGCCGCAGCCTGAGCACCGGTGAACTGACCGGCCTGGTCAACAAGGACGCGGGCGTTGTGATCGACATTCGTCCGGTCAAGGATTTCGCCGCCGGTCATATTGTTGGCGCGTTGAACATTCCTCACGACAAACTGGCCGCTCGCGTGGCCGAACTGGAAAAGCACAAGGCCAAGACCATCATCCTGGTCGACGCCATGGGCCAGACCGCCGGCACTCACGCTCGCGAACTGATGAAGTCCGGCTTCACCGCCGCCAAGCTGTCCGGCGGTATTTCCAGCTGGAAAGGCGACAACCTGCCGCTGGTGAAGTGA
- the grxC gene encoding glutaredoxin 3 — MSNVVVYSSDYCPYCSRAKYLLENKGVAFEEIKVDGKPQVRAAMAQKAGRTSVPQIWIGERHVGGCDDLFALERAGKLDAMLKA; from the coding sequence ATGAGCAACGTCGTCGTCTATTCCAGCGATTACTGCCCTTACTGCTCGCGAGCCAAGTACCTGCTCGAGAACAAAGGTGTGGCCTTCGAAGAGATCAAGGTCGATGGCAAGCCGCAGGTGCGCGCCGCCATGGCCCAGAAGGCCGGGCGCACGTCCGTGCCGCAGATCTGGATCGGTGAGCGCCACGTTGGCGGTTGTGATGATTTGTTTGCCCTTGAGCGCGCCGGCAAGCTCGACGCCATGCTCAAGGCCTGA
- the secB gene encoding protein-export chaperone SecB — translation MTDQQNTAASEEETAPQFSLQRIYVRDLSFEAPKSPAIFRQQWEPSVGLDLNTRQKALEGDFHEVVLTLSVTVKNGEEVAFIAEVQQAGIFLIKNLDDASMSHTLGAFCPNILFPYARETLDSLVTRGSFPALMLAPVNFDALYAQELQRMQAAGETPTVQ, via the coding sequence ATGACTGACCAACAGAACACTGCAGCTAGCGAAGAAGAAACCGCACCGCAATTCTCCTTGCAGCGCATCTACGTACGTGACTTGTCGTTCGAAGCCCCGAAAAGCCCGGCGATCTTCCGCCAGCAGTGGGAACCAAGCGTCGGTCTGGATCTGAACACCCGCCAGAAGGCACTGGAAGGCGACTTCCACGAAGTCGTGCTGACCCTGTCCGTGACCGTGAAAAACGGTGAAGAAGTAGCGTTCATCGCTGAAGTGCAACAGGCCGGGATCTTCCTGATCAAGAACCTGGACGACGCTTCGATGAGCCACACCCTCGGCGCGTTCTGCCCGAACATCCTGTTCCCGTACGCTCGCGAAACCCTGGACAGCCTGGTGACCCGTGGTTCGTTCCCGGCCCTGATGCTGGCCCCGGTCAACTTCGACGCGCTGTACGCACAAGAACTGCAACGCATGCAGGCGGCTGGCGAGACTCCAACCGTTCAATAA
- the trmL gene encoding tRNA (uridine(34)/cytosine(34)/5-carboxymethylaminomethyluridine(34)-2'-O)-methyltransferase TrmL gives MFHVILFQPEIPPNTGNVIRLCANSGCHLHLIEPLGFEMDDKRLRRAGLDYHEYATLQRHADLASCLESLGHPRVFAFTTKGSRPFHDASFAEGDAFLFGPESRGLPAEVLDALPGDQRLRLPMREGCRSLNLSNTVAVAVYEAWRQNDFK, from the coding sequence ATGTTTCACGTCATCCTTTTTCAACCAGAAATTCCGCCGAATACCGGCAACGTTATCAGGCTGTGCGCCAACAGTGGCTGCCACCTGCATTTGATCGAACCGCTGGGCTTCGAGATGGACGACAAGCGCCTGCGCCGGGCCGGCCTCGATTACCACGAGTATGCCACCCTGCAACGCCATGCGGACCTCGCCAGTTGCCTGGAGAGCCTTGGTCATCCAAGGGTGTTCGCGTTTACCACCAAGGGTTCGCGGCCGTTCCACGACGCGAGCTTCGCCGAGGGCGATGCCTTTCTGTTCGGCCCGGAAAGCCGAGGCTTGCCGGCGGAAGTGCTGGACGCCCTGCCCGGCGACCAACGCCTGCGTTTGCCGATGCGCGAAGGCTGTCGCAGCCTGAACCTGTCGAACACTGTGGCGGTTGCCGTCTACGAAGCGTGGCGGCAGAACGACTTCAAATAA